In Flammeovirgaceae bacterium, the sequence TCTTTTGCCTTTTCCTTACTTACCAAAAGCATAGCCGATGCGCCATCGTTAATGGTAGAGGCGTTTGCCGCAGTAACAGTACCGTCTTTCGTGAACACGGGTTTCAGGCCTGGTATCTTTTCAAAGTTTACATTTTTGTATTCTTCATCTTCTGAAAAGACAGTAACATTTCCTTTCCGGTCGGTAATTTCAACCCCTACAATTTCATCTTTAAATTTATCAGCGGCCCATGCGGCTGCCGAGCGCCTGTAGGAGTTGATGGCATAGTTATCCTGATCCTGCCGGGTGATGTTCATTTCTTTGGCGGTGTTATCGGCACACACGCCCATGGCGCAATGGTTGTACACATCGGTGAGGCCGTCATACGTTAGTCCGTCAATCACCTCACCGTTTCCATATTTGTAGCCGTACCGCGCTTTGAGCAGGTAGTACGGTATGTTGCTCATGCTCTCCATACCGCCTGCAATTATCACATCATTAACGCCCAGCATAATTGATTGTGCTCCGAGCATAACAGCTTTCATGCCTGAGGCGCATACTTTGTTAACCAGCGTACAGGGTATTTCGTAACCCAGGCCAGCGCCTACGGCCACCTGTGTTGCAGGGGCCTGCTTTAAGCCGGCCGAAATAACATTGCCGATGTACAGTTCCTGTATTTGTTTCGGGTCGATGCCTGCTTTTTGAATGGCTCCCTTAACGGCTATGGAACCAAGTTGTGTAGCAGGGATGGAGGCCAGGCTTCCGCCAAAACTTCCGATGGGGGTGCGTACGGCTGAGATGATGTAAACTTCTTTCATAATCGGGTTACGGGTTTCGTGTTACGGGTTACGGGTTAAAACAATAATAGCGGTAACGTGTACCCCGCATTTTGTTTACCAGTCTGGTTTTCCTTTATCTTTTGGTTTTGTTGGTTTGCGTTTGTTTTGCTGAAGATACTGCATTTCCTGGTTCTTCATGGCCTCT encodes:
- a CDS encoding acetyl-CoA C-acyltransferase, which translates into the protein MKEVYIISAVRTPIGSFGGSLASIPATQLGSIAVKGAIQKAGIDPKQIQELYIGNVISAGLKQAPATQVAVGAGLGYEIPCTLVNKVCASGMKAVMLGAQSIMLGVNDVIIAGGMESMSNIPYYLLKARYGYKYGNGEVIDGLTYDGLTDVYNHCAMGVCADNTAKEMNITRQDQDNYAINSYRRSAAAWAADKFKDEIVGVEITDRKGNVTVFSEDEEYKNVNFEKIPGLKPVFTKDGTVTAANASTINDGASAMLLVSKEKAKELGLKPIAKILGFGDAAQDPMWFTTAPSLAIPKALKHAGVDKKDVGYYEINEAFSAVAIANNIKLGLDPDRVNVNGGAVALGHPLGASGARIVTTLINVLKQNNSAIGVAGICNGGGGASAMVIEKM